Below is a genomic region from Sorghum bicolor cultivar BTx623 chromosome 9, Sorghum_bicolor_NCBIv3, whole genome shotgun sequence.
CTTGAGACAAGCTTTACAATGGTGCCACACAAACTCTAGCTCGACACCCATGGTTTTTAGGTCCACACCAAGAAAAAGTCAACACCTGGTTGAAATGCCAAATCAATGAACTTCCACATCCAGTTTGGTGCCTGGCCAAATCCGAAAAAAAACTCAAACCGAGTTATGTGTCCTAAACCGGCAGACCCACACACATCAACGTGTGACTTTGCGCTCCCTCTCCGTCTCTCCCACACTATGTTAATCACATAATAACCAACACCAACTATCGCATGCGCCATACATGTAACTACACGCACAACATCTACATATACAGTACAATGCACGTACACACGAGCTCAAATGTATGCACTCCGTAAGAAATAACAAAATGTGCACATCCGATGCATGCACGGTAGAAACGTTTAAACAAATTCAGCTACAATATCAACTGTTCATAATACATAGAGGACACTCTTAGGTACATGACACGTTGGTGTCACATCGCCCATATATAAATTTGTCTCTCAATATATTTCACAAAAAAAAGGGGTATCAATGACACTCGCTCCCTGCTGATCTATTTTTTGTGTGTAATAAAAGGACGTACTACTCCATGATGAATTTTGGTGAAGGTCGTGGCCGTCCGACGAAATGTTCCCTGCCAGAGAAACATGTGTACCTTATCCCATGGCAACATCCAAGGTACCCACAGCTCCAACTCCTCcaacttaaaaaaaaaagaagaaaaatcatCCATCCGTGTCTGCACACGCGGGGAGGAGGTGAGGCACTGCATGAGTGAGGAGCAGGACGACCGAAAGCAACTACTGAGAAAAAGGGAGCGGGGGGGAGAAAAACAAGAATTTTGAGAAGGAAAAACGAAACGAGCAAGAAGGAACCACTTGTGCGCGTCCTCCTTTTGACCACGCGAGCTCGGCGACACCAGAAAACAACACCACCAACAATATAAAATCCCCCTCCTTTTTtcttcctctctctccctctctatatacaaacaaaacaaaggttctctttagttttcaaaaaatttctttttattctatcatatcaaatctttaaacacatacataaaacattaaatataaatatcaaataaattatacagtttacatataatttttaaacaaatcttttaaaactaAATAATGTATAATTAAACACTAATTACCAGGTACAACGAAAATGCTCCCACAGCTAAatctaagaccttgtttagttcccaacaaattttgcagaatttttcagattctccatcacatcgaatctttagacgtatacatagagtattaaatataaacaaaaataaaattaattacatagtttggtcagaattgatgagacgaatcttttaagttagttagtctataattaaaaaatatttgtcaaatacaaaccaaagtgctaccgtgtcaattttctaaaattttttaaaactaaataaaattttaaaaaatatttgtcaaatacaaacatcgCTAAAGTTTTATTCGGAACTAATGCGAAAGCCACACACGGGGACGGACACGGAGGGATGAGAGAGAGTGGTGACTCGACtgatgagagagagaggtgaGGGAGAgtgagtgagagagagagaccatCCGAGCTGCTTCGTGTCCTGCCTCCTTCCTTATCTCTTTCATTCATCCATCACAGCCCCACCCCCGCGCCCCGGCTTTTCTGCCCGCCAGCATCCTCCATTATTCTCCCCTCTACATATACCCCCTCTCACCTCACCTCTTCCTCCTCAACCCACCCCACCTCCCACCTCTCGCCACCGTGTGGTCCGCCCGCGACACCCCCCCCAGACCATCCTCCTCTAACCGAACCACCAGGAAGAAGCACCAAGCAAAAGCCGCAGAGCTCGATCTCTCGCGCTGGGATCGTCGtctaccaccaccaccaacaacaACCGTATCGGTCCTTCCTTCCTCTACCTCTGAACGAGAACGCGAACGCGCCGCCCTGTGATTACTACGACCCCAGCATGTGCTCAGGACCTCGCAAGCCGTCCACTCCTCCTCTGCCAACGGCGACGGCCAAGGACTCCTCGGcgatgacggcggcggcggcggtcctTCTGGAGCTGGCGGCGGCGGACGACGTGGTTGCCTTCAGGCGCGCCGCGGAGGACGACAAAGCCCCGGCCTTGGACGCCGTGGCCCACTGGTACGGCCCGTCCGCGGGCGCCGGCCGCCTCCGCCTCGAGGCGCGCACGCCGGCCATGGTCGCCGCGCTCTACGGCAGCGCTTCGGTGCTGGCGTACGTGCTGTCGTCCGCGCCGGCGGAGGCCGCGCGCGCGTCGCCCacggacggagccacgccgctCCACCTCGCGGCGGCCGGTGGCGCCGCGGGCGCCGTCGCGGCCAcgcacctcctcctcgccgcgggCGCGTCCGCGGACGCGCTCGCCTTCTCGGGACTCCGCGCTGGGGACCTCCTCCCGCGCGCCAACGCTGCCGCTGACAGGGACCGGGCGCTCCGCGTGCTCCTCAAGTCCCCCGCCGCGTCGCCGTCGTCCTCGCCCAAGAAGTCCGCCTCGCCTCCGCCGCCtttggccgcggcggcggcggcggcggcggcggcgctgccggcGGAGCCGAGGAAGGAGTACCCGCCTGACCTCACGCTCCCTGACCTCAAGAGCGGGCTCTTCAGCACCGACGAGTTCCGCATGTACAGCTTCAAGGTGAAGCCCTGCTCCCGCGCCTACTCCCACGACTGGACCGAGTGCCCCTTCGTGCACCCCGGCGAGAACGCGCGCCGCCGCGACCCGCGCCGCTACTCCTACAGCTGCGTCCCTTGCCCGGAGTTCCGCAAGGGCGGCGCCTGCCGCAAGGGCGACAACTGCGAGTACGCGCACGGCGTCTTCGAGTGCTGGCTCCACCCGGCGCAGTACCGGACCAGGCTCTGCAAGGACGAGGTCGGCTGCGCGCGACGCATCTGCTTCTTCGCGCACAAGCCTGAGGAGCTCCGCGCCGTCAACCCCTCCGCGGTTTCCGTCGGGATGCAGCCCACCGTGTCGTCGCCGCGCTCCTCGCCGCCCAACGGCCTCGACATGGGCGGCGGCATGCTCAACCCGGCCTGGCCCTCCTCACCGGCAAGCAGGCTCAAGACCGCGCTCGCCGGCCGGGAGCTGGACTTCGACCTCGAGCTGCTCGCGCTAGACCAGTACCAGCAGAAGCTCTTCGACAAGGTGTCGTCTCCCAGGGCCAGCTGGGGCTCGGCCGGCGGGATCGGCTCGCCGCTGCCCGCCGCGTCGCCCGCCAGGACCGTGCCGGACTACACGGACCTGCTCGGCTCCGTCGACCCGGCGATGCTGTCCCAGCTGCACGCGCTGTCGCTCAAGCAGGCCGGCGACATGCCGGCGTACAGCTCCATGGCGGACACGCAGCTGCATATGCCGACGTCGCCCATGGTCGGTGGCCCCAACACCGCGTTCGGCCTCGACCACTCCGCCATGGCCAAGGCCATCATGAGCTCCCGCGCCTCGGCGTTCGCCAAGCGCAGCCAGAGCTTCATCGACCGCGGCGGCCGCGCGCCGGCCACGCGCTCGCTCATGTCGCAGCAGTCCACCACCGGCGCGCCGTCCATGCTCTCCGACTGGGGATCGCCGGACGGCAAGCTGGACTGGGGCGTCCAGGGCGACGAGCTGCACAAGTTCCGCAAGTCGGCGTCTTTCGCGTTCCGCGGGCAATCCCCGGCGCCCGTGCCCACCCCCGCCGAGCCAGACGTCTCGTGGGTGAACTCTCTTGTCAAGGACGGCCACGCCGGCGACATATTTGCGCAGTGGCCGGAGCAGGAGCAGATGGTGGCCTAATTTGATTCACCGATCATCACTGGCTCATAGCATCTAGCTGACCAAAGTTCTTTCCTTCAATTATTTTTTCCCCTTTGTTTGCTTAATTTGATTCATATGAGATGTTTTTTActagtacatatatataggctGTTCACAATAATATTTGTTCATCAACAAGAAGCATATATGGATGCCCAAAGGGAGCtctatattgatgaggaaggaAGAACAACCAATCTTTTACTACTTCCATCGGTTTATATATAAATAGTTGTACACACGAATTCCTACATACAAAGAGTTTATGTTTATATTACtttgagatatatatataagatatcGGGAGGACAGTAAGATTTGATTCATGTGCTTTCCGCCTTACGACAATTGACAAACACTATGAGAAATTCCATGCTTATCTGCTTGCTGTACTCTTCTATGGATGTGATTATCAGTATATATTCCTGATCCTTCTATGAGCATATCTTCCTTTGCTTGATTCTTCTtctatttaataaataaatgttttCAGAAAACAAGTGGAATATAAGCAACTTGCAAATTTTCTAGTATCTCTACTCCTTACCAAGTGGATGGTGGTAGGCCATAGGAGGTAGACTGCAGGGCAATCACAGGTTAGTTTAGTGGAGATGGTGGCGTCATGCTCCAGATCAAAATAAGTAAAGTAATTCTGTCAGAAAGCAAGCAAGCATTCATGCATGAACCTAAAGCAAAAACAAGGTTAACGAATTATTGCTGTGTTGGTGGGTTAGGCACAAAACACAATGGCCCCAAAATCTGGGCATATGTGCCACCAAGACACTAGAGAAGAAAATGACAATATTCAATTATCTACTAGGACTAggagtaatatatatatatatttttagtgtTGCCAATGTTGATTTCGCTTTGACAAAAATTGCACTTCTAGAACATTGGACTTCTTCACCCATGAACAGAACAGATTTTCTCTCCTTTTGTCCTCCTGCTCCTTTCACTTTCTTGTATTTGCATATAATGTTTTTCTATGATGATAAAACCAGTATCGTCGCCCATGCTGTCTCTGGTCTTTATATGCATGGTGCAGCTGTTATGCTTGGATACTCCGAATTATTGCTTCTAAAAGTATTCAGTTCTTTAATCATGctcaagcattgttcttgcagTTGGAGCAGATTTTGGAGTATTGTAAGGCTATCCAGGTATTCAATCATTGATGATGTTCTGTCCTCCAGACAGCCTCTCATCTCTgatgaaatttttttagttCATTTGTGCATCATGAAACATGCTGATATTgctgttacctttgccttaattTATCCTTGCAGTGTATAGTATAGTGGAGTTGCTTCTACTTGCCTCCTCTATCTCTGCTCAATTTCTTCCAATCTACTCTACTTCTCAGCCTGCAGTTTACTATGTAGTATGTACTAAAGAAATGATTCACCACTTGGAAACTTACCTACCAATTAATTAAAGACAATAACTTGCTTATATATTTATAAATGATAAGATTACGGTTGCTTACAGGTTATTAATCTGGATGCAGTCAAACAATACTCTGCAAGACCAAGGCAACTGCTTGAGTAGTATAGCATGTCTAAATGACATTGATATCCGGTAAACTTAAACCTACTTGCGTCAGAAGCAGGTTAGCAGCTGTGTGAACGATTGGCGAGCTTGGTCTTCGTTTTCATGTGAGGCATTCAAACCTTGCTGCGAAAGCAATCGGCATTTAATTATTTCGTTTTATCGGCTCGACGACTTGCGACAAATCCTGTTGCTGATAGATAGGTTTTCAGTTTCACATCATGTGATGGCCTGTTATTGTTAAGCCGCGATGATGTCCCATCTAAACGACAAGTTCTTATCTTCCAAACACTGAGTGAATAAGAAATGCAGCATCTTTCTCTGTTTCTTGCCCTGGTTAGAAAACTGAACATTTCTTCGTCTTCATTCACAGGATAGATTATATGGAAATGCTGATGCAGTCGTCATGGACGTTGACATCAAGAGACCTTTCTTATGCAAGGGACACATCATTGACCTCATCTTCGTTGAAACTTCCCGACAAATTATTTGCTCCTTTCATTTGTCTGAAGAAAAGAAATCCAAGAGCCCAACCAACCAACCTTACCTCCCTCTCCCTGGCTGAAAGTTTCCTTGCGTGTTGCAACTTTGAAATCCGATAAAATATTCAGGACGCCTCCAAAACCTCCTCACTCAGCATCTTATCTCCAGAGCTTGTTCATCGAAGATGATGTGCTTGTCTAATCCATAGTGTCTGCGACAAATCTCGCAGTATCGGGAAACAAATAGTTTAGTATCCTGATTGAAGACTCGGTTTACTGCACCTGGTCAGAATGTTATGTTATCCAAATACCAATTTATTTATAAAACCATCATGCACCTTAGAGGAAGCATCTGCGATAATAGTTTGTAATTACCAAACCTACTCACATTctgtttagttaatcaggtgCAAGTACACAGTTGAAGTTTGAATTGGTAAGGCACGTGCAGTTTCTGCAATCAATCCCTGAACCCATCTCAGCTGCGATGTCTGAGCAGAAAGCAAAGCACACATATGAGCAACAACTATGAGATGAGCTGTCCTGCTGATGCTCCACTGTAAACTGAGATTTCCAACAGTTGTTATTACTAACTCTGGTCCAATAGCAAGTTCTCCCAGAAGAAACACGTCACATAGGAGCAATTGGCAATTGAAATTTAATGGTATCTATGGTTAATTTTATGATTAATGCTTAGGAAGTAATAAAGATTTACACATCAGCTATGATTTAAATACTGTTGGTCCCTGCTTGAACCCCCTTCTAGACCCGGTCCAGATCGGGCAACTGTTTGCAACGGCGTCTGCAGTACTGGATTTCAGTACCACTGGTCACTGATTACAAGAAGGAGATGCTGCAGAACAGCTTGGCTACATGCATGGACCAAGAAAGGTCCTTTTGACAGTTATGACAGGTTGGAATTACTGAATTTAATCCGTGTTTTGATACTGATTCCAACCAAAAAAAGATTCAtccatcgcatcgaatctttagacatactcctacataaagtattaaacatagataaagaataaactaattacatagtttggttgaaaatcacgagacgtatcttttaagtctagttagtttatgattagctaagtgctacagtacatgTGCTAATAATAACTTAATTAAATTTAATAAATTCATTCCGCAGAAATATCCCTTCCGACATCCTataaaacataaaaaaaaatcacGCTCCAACTAAACGACGCCTGACTCGTCGCCGACCCGAGGAGGTAACGGGCCGCTGGTGAACGAGATGCATGGGCCGGGCGGCCTTCTTGACTCGCTTTTCGATCCGGTTGACGCGCGAGCAAATTCCACTTTCACTCGACGCGGTGGACGCTTAGTGCAGTACTATGATTTTATCCCGCACCGGAAATTTCCTAACACGTTGACTCTTGTTAAAAATTAGCGCGTGAGCTCCGTAATCGCTGGGTCTGGTGGCGCGGACCTGTTACCCTAGGCATCAGGGGGTAAAGGATGTTGATAGGTGGCGGCATTGTCTCTGACACGCTGCGTAATGTATTGCCCTATCAACtcctttttgtctttttttttttacttattCATGTCTCTTTTTTAAAATTTGCATTATAAAATACTTTCTTCATAGTTATTCAGCTAGGCATGCCAGTGGCCAGCAGCCCCATCTCATGTTAGTTCAAGTGTTCAAGGGCAATACGGTCACatagagaaaaaatatatatatatttgagtTAAGAAAACTGATTAAAAATACCAAATGATATCTCTATAACAAATTAAAGTATCAACGCTTTAAAGGTTGTTTTAATAAAGTCGATGATTAGAGTCCTATAATAACAAAGCTCATTCTTACGTAttctataaggccttgtttagttccgaaaatttttgggaaatcgacactgtagcacttttgtttgtatttgataaatattgtctaattatagactaactaggctcaaaagattcgtctcgtcaattccgaccaaactgtgcaattagtttttattttcgtctatatttaatactccatgcatatgtttagagattcgatgtgacggggaatgtgaaaaactttgcaaaattttctggcaactaaacaaggcctaaggaaaAAGTCCACATCACCCTCCATGGTGTCTACTTTACCCCCGAACTATGAAACAGTCTAATTTACCACCCGAACTATCCAAAACCGTTCAAATCACCTCCCCCCCCGccggttttgctacagtaatcATCGTTTTGACTTTTCGTTTTTtcaatttgttttcatataatctttgaaaaatcatagtaaataacagaaaaatcataaaatagaaaatctaattttgttggactccgcatgagtagatctacgcaattatataatatataatatggtatactttagtacaattttttctgtagctttaaattagttagaaaaatcaaattttatctgtaattaattggaataattcatagctgcagcttctgtgatccaattgtggtgaaatttttatagtGGACTAATTATTATAAgcttgaactatagtaaatatttcatactcattggatcatgtataacttagttatagatttatttatatttaacaagcataaacctgaataaatctataactaagttatatatgATCAAATGAGTATAAATTTATAATAAACTATacaatattatatattcattgcgtagatctactcatgcggagtccaacaaaattagattttctattttataattttttgtgatttactatgatttttcaaagattatatgaaaacaaataggaaaaagaaaaagtcaaaacCGGCCGGGGGGTGATTTAAACAGTTTTGGATAGTTCAGGGAGTAAATTAGACCATTTCATAGTTTGGGGGTAAAATAGACAAAACCCCATAGTCTAGGGGGAGACGTAGACTTTTTGCATTTTTTAGTTCTTATTTTTTGAGAATATGTATCTGTATTACTGATTAAGTAAAACATACAGTCGAGCATACAAATACAGACACATACATACTGGATACAGAGACCGCTGTGCCACCGAAACTACAGGAAGAACTCGACTGCCTCGCGAAGAAGCCGAACGCCACCCTGAGCTGAAGACGTCCGCACGCATGCTTTGAAAGGAGCCGAAATAGACACCCGTCACGAAGAACGGGATGAAGCCAACGGCGATTCTCCAACGGCCGGGGCAGCGCCCCAACGGTTCCAGCTCCCGAATCTGAGCTCGCAGCTGGTAGAAATCACCACCGAGCGAGAAAGGAGCTCGATTCGGCCGGCCAACCACCACATCAACCAGACAGCGCCCCACATCCAACCAAAATAAGGACAGCAGCACAATCACCTGGCACAGACGACGAGCCGCCGACCTCGGACTCCATTGCCAGGGCTCGACATCGAGAGCCCCATCTCCACGAGCTCGTTGACGGCGCCGGAGGGAAACACCGTCAAGGCGGGGAAAAGCTCGAGAAACATTATTCGACGACCGCCTCCGCCTCGCCGACGACGCCCACAAAAGCAAGCCGCAGAGGACCACCAACCTCCCGGCAAACCCAAGCTCCACCACGAACGGGCGGTGAGCAAACCCTAGACCTAGGACATTTGAAACCTAGCCTATCTACAACATCCGCGCAGCGATTCCGCAGCCAACCATCCGTTCCGGCACCTCGACGGTGGCCGGAGAGGAGGAAGGCCGACGAAATCGCCGCCGGAACACGGCTTCGCCTCGCTGTCGCCCTTTTTTCCTGTAGAGAAGGGGAACGGGAGAGGAGATGCCGGCCGATGGATTCGCTGGATAGAGATCGGGTTTGGATTTCCTGGTATGCACGCCGTCGCAGACGTCGACGCCGCCATAGTGTCGTTTGCCATAGCGAGCGATTCAGGGTACGGGGGACACACGCCGCACACCGTGGGTTGGTGGACTCGACTCGGTCATGGGCTTTGCTTGGCTTCTTGGGCCGCGCATCGAACAAAAAAAGTCAGAGCGCCATCCAACTTTTGAGTTATCCTTTTCTGTCAGTAATTTTGGGACACGTTCACTTAAGATTATCTATCAAATTTGTCAGCCATTCAATAATatatttctctcacaacaaattattCTAAAGAAATTAGATTACTTTAGATCATGTTTTTTCTGGCAGAGTGGTGACCATAAGAAAAAATATAGGTTAACTAAGTGGAATGTAGTTTGCACTCCAAAAGACCAAGGAGGGTTAGGAGTGTTAAATTTAGAGGTCCACAACAAGTGTCTCCTAAGTAAATGGCTTTTTAAGTTCTTTACTGGAGATGAAGTTTGGCAACAGATTCTTAGGAATAAATATTTGAGAGACAAAACTTTGACTCAGGTTCAATACATGCCCGAAGACTCTCAGTTTTGAATTGGTCTCATGAAGGTCAAGGGGGAGTTTCTATCGCTAGGCAAGTTTGATTTGGTGACGGGTCACAGGTGCGATTTTGGGAGGATTCATGGATAACATCGCGACCATTAAAATCCATCTTTAGGAAAAAAGTGCTTCTGTAAGAATGGTATGTAGCTTTCAGGAGATCTTTAGAAGGGGTTAATTTACAAGCTTGGCACGATGTTGTGGCTATGGTTGCCAGTGTACAATTAACAAACCAAAGGGATCATTTTGTATGAGGGCTACACCAGAATGGATTATTCTCAGTTAAATCCATATACAGAGCATTATTGACAGCACAAGCTATACCTATTAACACATTTATCTGGAAACTGAAATTACCTCTCAAAATCAAGTTTTCTTGTGGTACTTGTTTAAGGGAGTAATTTGACAAAGGATAACTTAGTAAGGCGTCAATGGTAAGGAGATAGGAaatgttatttttttttcttccgaTGAATCTTTGATTGTCATTTTGCCAAATTTATGTGGCGTGTTCATGTTTTCTTTAATTTATTACCTCCAACTAGCACTTACAACTTGTTCACGGGCTGGTTAGACGGGATAAATAGAAAATTGAAATCTATGATTCTTGTTGGTGTGCGATCTGTTGGGCGATTTGGCTAACccagaataatatattttttgacAAGACTGCAACACCATCTTATTTACATGTTATCTTCAGGGGAACCTATGGTTCTTATCCCTACTTCAGAAGGAGGAGGATCACCAAATAGTAAAGATGTGATGCAGAATTATTGAGACAACCGCGATGGACGTATTTGCAAGACATAGTTGGAGATTTTGTTATAGAATTGCTCTTTAAATGTTGAGTTTCGAAGCTCTTCTTTTTATTCTAGTTTAAAACCTTAAGTTTGAGTTTTGTGGACTTCATGGTCTTGCTTGTAATAAGAAATAAGTATATGCATTAGTTCGTTGCAAAAGCtagaatattaatatattttctttttgaaaAAAACAAATCAACGAATAGTACTTTCAACCATAAACTTATCAACCAATCGAACAGTCTTCTAGTTTTTCATCCAGCTTGCCCTGCAACTCTGCAAGAAGCACAACCCAGGAGTTCGACTGTTGGAATAAATGTGCTCCATCTGTTTTATTGAGATTCAGATCtagaattatattttttttagacaGAGGGAATAGATATACTGAGGAAAGGAGGAGAGACATGGCCAACATTAGTAACGGACCGAAGTAGATTTGATTATGGCCGCCAGACCTGACTCGATCGGCAGTGCTTTGGATCGGATTCGGGTCATGATTTTTTATACATGATCCAAcctaat
It encodes:
- the LOC8071266 gene encoding zinc finger CCCH domain-containing protein 33, with the protein product MCSGPRKPSTPPLPTATAKDSSAMTAAAAVLLELAAADDVVAFRRAAEDDKAPALDAVAHWYGPSAGAGRLRLEARTPAMVAALYGSASVLAYVLSSAPAEAARASPTDGATPLHLAAAGGAAGAVAATHLLLAAGASADALAFSGLRAGDLLPRANAAADRDRALRVLLKSPAASPSSSPKKSASPPPPLAAAAAAAAAALPAEPRKEYPPDLTLPDLKSGLFSTDEFRMYSFKVKPCSRAYSHDWTECPFVHPGENARRRDPRRYSYSCVPCPEFRKGGACRKGDNCEYAHGVFECWLHPAQYRTRLCKDEVGCARRICFFAHKPEELRAVNPSAVSVGMQPTVSSPRSSPPNGLDMGGGMLNPAWPSSPASRLKTALAGRELDFDLELLALDQYQQKLFDKVSSPRASWGSAGGIGSPLPAASPARTVPDYTDLLGSVDPAMLSQLHALSLKQAGDMPAYSSMADTQLHMPTSPMVGGPNTAFGLDHSAMAKAIMSSRASAFAKRSQSFIDRGGRAPATRSLMSQQSTTGAPSMLSDWGSPDGKLDWGVQGDELHKFRKSASFAFRGQSPAPVPTPAEPDVSWVNSLVKDGHAGDIFAQWPEQEQMVA